The Streptomyces sp. NBC_00102 genome segment GAGCTCGGGCGCACCGGTCGCGCCCGGTCGGTCACGGCGCTGTCCCCGGCCGGTTTCTGGAACGGGCCGGAGCGGCGGTACGCGTTCGGCACACTGTGGGCGATGCGCCGGGGCGCCCGGTCGCTGCCGGTTCCGCTGATCGAACGTCTCTCGCGGAGCACGGCAGGTCGCGCCGCCCTCACCAGCACCATCTGCGCCAGGCCCGGTCGCCGGTCGCCGGAAGCGGTCGTCGCGGAGACCCTGGCGCTCCGGAGCGCGGCGGGCTTCGAAGGGACGCTCGAAGCCGGCCGGGACGCCTCCTTCACCTCCGACGTGCCGGGCATCCCGGTCACCGTGGCTTGGGGAAGTCGCGACGTTCTGCTGCCTCGCCGCCAGGGCGTCCGGGCCAAACGTGTCATCCCCGGCGCACGACTGGTGCGGCTGCCCGGATGCGGTCATGTTCCGATGAACGACGATCCCGCCCTCGTGTCCCGGGTCATTCTCGACACCAGTCGCTGAAGAAACCGGGGCCGAGGAGCCAGCAAGGCCGGGAGGCCGAGGCAGGCCGACCGGCCGGGGAAGCCGGGGTGGGCCGGGGGCAGGCCGACCGGCCAGGGGAGCCGGGGAGCCGCGGGAGCCGGGGGTGGCCGGGAGCCGGCCCGGGGAAGCGCTCCGCGCCACGGAGCCGTTGTTCACCTCGGGTTGGGGCGGGCGCCTCTGGCGCGCGTTAGGCATGGTCCTGCGCGCGCCGGGGCTTTCGGACGCGCACCGCCGTACACCCAACCCGTTTCCCGGAGGCGCATCGATGACGAACCGTCCGCACATCCTCTCCCCCGGCCGCCGGACCGTACTGCGCGGTTCGCTCCTCGCGTCGGCGGCCGTCGGGCTGCCGGCCGTCGTCGGCGCACCCGCCTTCGCGCGGTCGGGGCGCCCGTCGGCCGAGTGGGGTGTCCAGGTCGGGGATGTCACGGCCTCCACCGCGTTGGTCTGGGTGCGTTCGGACCGGGCGGCCCGGATGCTCGTCGAGACGTCGGCCACGGAGTCCTTCCGCGCACCCCGCCTCTGGCATGGTCCGCTGGTCGGCGCGGGAACGGACTTCACCGGAACAACGCCTCTGCACGGCCTCCCGGCCGGCGAGCAGATCCACTACCGGGTGACCCTGGCCGACCCGGACGATCCGCGTCGCACCGGCCGCCCGGTGTACGGAACCTTCCGTACCGCTCCGGCGAAACGGCGCGCCGGAGCGCGGTTCCTCTGGTCCGGCGACATCGCCGGGCAGGGCTGGGGCATCAACCCCGACATCGGGGGCTACACCGTGTACGAGGAGATGCGGGATCTCAACCCCGACTTCTTCCTCTGCAGCGGCGACAACATCTACGCGGACGGTGTCATCGAGCCGAGCGTCTCCCTTCCCGACGGCCGGATCTGGCACAACGTCACGACCTTGGAGAAGTCGAAGGTCGCCGAGACCCTCGCCGAGTACCGGGGCAACTTCCGCTACAACCTGCTGGATGCGAACGTAAGGAAGTTCAACTCCCAGGTGCCGTCGATCGTCCAGTGGGACGACCACGAGGTGCGCAACAACTGGTACCCCGGGCAGATTCTCGACGATGTGCGCTACACGGAGAAGAACGTGGACGTACTGGCGGCACGTTCGGTGCGGGCCTATCGCGAGTACCTTCCCGTCTCCACCCTCCGCGCCGCTCCGGGCGAGGGCCGTATGCACCGGGTGGTACGTCACGGTCCTCTGCTCGACGTGTTCGTGCTCGACATGCGCTCCTTCCGCAACGCCAACTCGCCCGACCGGCAGGCCGACGACACCACGGGAATCCTCGGCGCCGAGCAGCTCGAGTGGCTCAAGGGCGAGCTCGCCCGGTCGCGCGCCGTGTGGAAGGTGATCGCGGCCGACATGCCGCTCGGGCTCGTCGTGCCCGACGGCGCCACGGACTTCGAAGCGGTCGCCCAGGGCGACCCGGGCGCCCCGCTCGGACGGGAACTCCAGATCGCCGAGCTGCTGAGGTACATCAAGCACCGTCGTATCACGGGGACCGTCTGGCTGACGACGGACGTCCACCACACCTCGGCGCAGCACTACCTTCCCGAGCGTGCGGCCTTCAAGGACTTCGCGCCGTTCTGGGAGTTCGTCTCCGGCCCGCTGGCCGCCGGAGCCTTCCCGGCGAGCGCACTGGACGGAACGTTCGGCCCGGACCGGGTCTTCGTCAAGGCGCCCGTCCTGTCCAATCAGTCCCCCATGGAAATGCCGCCGCTCTTCGGTGAGGTCGACATCGACGGAGAGAGCGGGGAGTTGACGGTACGTCTGCGACAGCAGGGTGGAAAGGTCCTGTTCACCAAGGTGCTTCAGCCGGGCCTCACGGGTCAGTGAGCGGCCGCGTACTGTCTCCGAACTGAATCGGGCACGGGGGCGGAGGCGGGGCGCCGGCCACGCACGGACCTTCCGCACGGACAGTTCTCCGTGCGAAAGGTCCGGGCACGATGGGCGCGGCAGGGGCGTCGCCCCTCCGGCCCGAGGACTGCGGACTGCGGACTGCGGCCCGAGGCCCGAGGCCCGAGGACTGCGGCCCGAGGACTGAGGACTGAACTCCACAGGGCGGCAGTACGATGCGGGTGAGGCATGCCGCTCGCCTGGTGGCCGTGTACGGGGTACGGATGGGCACCGGGCGGAGGCGAGGGCCGGGCGTAACCTCCTCGGCCCGGCGGACTCCCGCCCTCCCCGGCTCGACGGAGCCACCCGCAACCCCGCCGCGCACCTGCGGCCCGCCACACCTCACCGACCCACGGTCCGCAGCCCACAGCCGGGAAGCCCGCAGCCCGCAGCCCGCAGCCCGCAGGGGCAGGACGCTCCCGTCCCCTGACCGACGCAAGGGGCCCGATCGGGATCCCATGTCCGACAATTCCACCCAGGCAGCGCCCGAAAAGCGACGAAAGGCGACTAGATCCATACTTAACCCATCGGTCACAGGGCGTTCGTGATCAGGCAACACCATTCGGTCACAGTGAAGTCATGACTGATGTGACTTCCGGTAAGTCCGCCCGCCGCCCCCACCACTGGCGCCGGGACCTGATCGAGCTCGCGGCCCTGTTCACCGCGGTGGCCGTGGCCGACGTCGTCGCGAACCTGATCGGGCACCAGCCCGACGGCCCGTATCTGCTCGCCGCCTCGGCGGTAGCGCTGACCGCCACCGCCACCTTCCACACCTGGTGGGCACGGAGGCACAGCCACGCCCCACCGCCCGAGGGCGGCGACTCCGTATCCGGCGGGACACCCGTCGGTTATGGCGCCGAGCTCGGACTGAACCTGTCCTTCGAGGCCTCGCCCGCACTCGACGAGACGGTGCTGTGGCGGATGCGGACGACGGTGCAGGACACGCCCGGAAGCCTGGCGGCGCTGTGCATCGCGCTCGCCCGTCTCCGTATCGACATCCTGACCCTCCAGACGCACCCGCTCGCGGACGGCACCGTCGACGAGTTCTCGCTGCGCGCCCCCTCGTCGCTCAGCGCCTCCGAGCTCACCCGCGAGGTGTCCGCCGCCGGCGGTTCGTCCACCTGGATCGAGCGGGCCGACGCCCACGATCTGGTGGACACCCCGACGCGGGTCCTGGGGCTGGCCACCCGCACCGCGCTGGATGCGGCGGAGCTCCCTCTCGCACTGCGCCAGTTGCTGGGCCGGTGCACCATCCACTCACTGCCGGCGGTAACCGTGACGGGCCGGATCGCCGGTGATGGCACCCCCGTGGAGGGCGTGCTGGAGGAGACGGTCATGCGGCTGCGTGACCCCTCGGGCGGTGTGATCACCGTAGAGCGTCCCTACCTGCCTTTCACCCCCACCGAGTTCGCCCGGGCTCGCGCCCTGGTCGAACTCGACGCGCGTCTCGGCCCCCGCGTGCCGCGCAGCGAGGACGTCCTCACGCTCGCCGAGGGCCCCGAGATAACTGTGCGCCGCGCGGACCAGAGCGACCTCGCCGCCGCACGCGACATGCACGACCGCTGCTCCCCGCGCACCCTGGGGCTCCGCTACCACGGTCCCGTCGCCGACGCCGACCGCTACCTCGACCACCTGCTCAGCCCGCGCTTCGGCCGGACCCTCTCGGTGCGGACCGACTCGGGACGGATCGTCGCCCTCGGCCACCTGCTCTGGGACGGGGACGAGACCGAGGTCGCCCTTCTGGTCGAGGACGACTGGCAGCGGCGGGGCGTCGGCTCCGAGCTCCTGCGTCGGCTGGTCGGTCTGGCCGCCGAGGCCGGTTGCGACTCGGTCTACGCCGTCACCCAGGCCAACAACACCGGCATGGTCGCCGCGATGCGCGGTCTCGGGCTGCCTCTCGACTACCAGATCGAGGAGGGCACCCTGGTGATCACGGCACGTCTGGCTTCCCGGCGCTCCAGCACGGTCACCTCCTCGTCGGCGGACACCGGGTCGGTGGCGGAAGCGGACGGCACCGGCCCGGCAGAGCGTACGGACGCCGCGGACCCTGCCGCCCCGAACGGATCGGGTTCCTCCGTCGAACCGCTCATGGCACCGCACTGGATCGACCCGGCCGAATGGGCCTGGGAGTCCCGCCGCTGAGGACTGCGGAAGGCTTGGACGGACGGCTGCCCCGCCCCCTGACGGTCCGGGGCAGCCGCGTTCCCCGGCCCGCGAACCCTCCCGGGGTACCGGCCGGAGAGGTGCCGGAGGCCAGGGATGTCTGGGGCGCCAGGGATGTCTGGGCGCCGGGGACGTCTGGGGCGCCGGATGTCTGGGGTGATCGGGGCTCCTGGGGCGACCGGGGCACTCGGCGAGAACGCACCCCGCTGTGGACCTGATCCGGCCAATCCCTTCCATGGCTCCTGCGCGCCCCCGCGGTACGGACGGGGTCCCGCGCCGCAGGAATACGGCGCGTTCGGGGCGGCTCCGCACGCAGTACCAGAGGCCCGCTTCCGGTCGCGGACAGGAGCAGGGTGACGAAAAGCCGCTTCCCGTACGAGGATGTCCGCATGTCAGACACTTCGAGCAGCGCGCTGCCCCGTCAGGTCGCCGACGCCTACGTCGACGCAATCATCGATCTCGACCCCATCCTGGGTACCTATCTGGGTGTCCCGGCGAGTTCACGCAGCCTGCCCGACTTCTCGCCCGAGGGCCAGGCCGCGGTGGCCGATCTCGCACGTGCCACGCTGGTGAAACTGGATGCCGCGGAGCTTCTCCCGGGCGCCGACAGCGACGCCGAACGCCGTTGCGGCAGGCTGTTGCGCGAGCGGCTCAACGCCGAACTCGCCGTGCACGAGGCGGACGAGCACCTGCGGGCCGTCTCCAATCTGCACTCCCCGGCCCACAGTGTCCGCGAGATCTTCACGGTGACGCCCACCCAGACCGACGAGGACTGGGCAGCGATCGCCGACCGGCTGAAGGCCGTTCCGGACGCGCTCGCGGGTTACCGCGCCTCGCTCGCTCTCGGCCTCGAACGCAAGCTCTACGGCGGCCCCCGTCCCACCGCGACGTTCGTCGAGCAGCTGACAGCCTGGACCGGCGGCGACGGCCAGGGAGCCGGGTTCTTCGCGGACTTCGTCGCGCCCGGCCCCGACGCGCTCCGCGAGGAGCTGGACGGTGCCGCCCGCGTCGCCACCGAGGCGCTGGTGTCCCTGCGCGACTGGATGACCGAGGTGTACGCCCCCGCGATCGAGGGTTCGCCCGACACTGTCGGCCGTGAGCGGTACGCCCGCTGGTCGCGTTATTTCAACGGCACCGACCTGGACCTGGACGAGGCGTACGCGTACGGCTGGTCCGAATACCACCGCCTGCTCACCGAGATGAAGTCCGAGGCCACGAAGATCCTCCCCGGGGCCGGACCGTGGGAGGCGCTCGCGCACCTCGACGTCCACGGCAAGCACATCGAGGGCGTGGACGAGGTCCAGAAGTGGCTTCAGGGCCTGATGGACGAGGCCATCGAGGCGCTGGACGGCACGCATTTCGAACTCGCCGAGCGGGTACGGAAGGTGGAGTCGCGGATCGCTCCGCCCGGAGGCGCGGCGGCCCCTTACTACACCGGCCCCTCCGAGGACTTCTCCCGCCCGGGCCGCACCTGGCTGCCGACGATGGGTGAAACCCGCTTCCCCGTTTACGACTTGGTGTCCACCTGGTACCACGAGGGCGTTCCCGGTCACCACCTGCAGATCGCCCAGTGGACCCATGTCGCCTCTTCGCTCTCCCGCTACCAGGCATCCGTCGGCCAGGTCAGCGCCAACGCCGAGGGCTGGGCGCTCTACGCGGAGCGGCTCATGGACGAGCTGGGCTTCCTGCCGGACGCCGAACGGCGGCTCGGGTACCTGGACGCCCAGATGATGCGTGCCTGCAGGGTCATCGTGGACATCGGCATGCACCTGGAGCTGGAGATTCCGGCGGAGTCGGCGTTCCACCCGGGCGAGCGGTGGACCCCGGAGCTGGCGGAGGAGTTCTTCGGCGCCCACAGCGGCCGCCCGGCGGACTTCGTGGAGAGCGAGCTGACCCGCTACCTCTCCATGCCCGGTCAGGCGATCGGCTACAAGCTCGGCGAGCGCGCCTGGCTGCTCGGACGGGAGAACGCCCGCGCGGCCCACGGGGACGCCTTCGACCTCAAGGCCTGGCACATGGCGGCCCTGTCGCAGGGGTCGCTGGGCCTGGACGATCTCGTCGAGGAGCTCTCCAAGCTCTGATGCCGGACCGTTCCGCACCGTACGGCATTCGTCCGGCGCGGGACCCCGACCGGGCGCGTCCGCCGGAATCGCACCGGTCCGGCCGGGCGGCGGCAACGCCCTCCGGCCGGGCCGGGCCGGTACGGACCGGCCCGTACCCACCCGGCCCGTACCCACCCGGCCCGTACTCACCCGGCCCGTACGCACCGGCCGGCACGCACCCGGCGGTTGCCGGCGCCACCTCACGCTGCCCCGTGTGCCCGACAGACGCGTTCCGCTACGGTCGGCAGCACCGCTCGAACCACGCACGTCGACCGAAGGCTCCGCCCATGCCCGGTTTCCTCCTCTGCGCCGACCCGTTGCGCCCGGGCCGTCCGGACCCCGCGTTCACCGAAGAGGCGTCAGCCGCACGGGAGATGGGCGCGGCCATCGCGCTGCTCGACCATGACGCGCTGCTGGCGGGCGACGCGGTGGCAGCAGTCGCCCGGGTCCCGCGCGGCTCGGGGGCGTACTGGTACCGCGGCTGGATGATCCCCGTGCGGCACTACACCGAGCTGGACCGGGCGCTGGCGGAGCGGGGCGCCTCGCTGCTCACGGACGCGGCCGCGTACCGGACCGCCCATGAACTCCCGGGCTGGTACGACACGTTCGTGAGCCTGACCCCGCGCAGCGTCTGGTATCCGGTCTCCGTCACGGCTCCGACTGCCGTGCCGAGGGACGGTGGGTTCTGGTCCGTCCTCGCACAGCCGCTCGGCGGGGGACCCGGGATCGTCAAGGACTTCGTGAAGTCCCGTAAGCACGAATGGCACGAGGCTTGCTTCGTGCCCGAGCTGAACGACTCGGAGACGCTCTCGGCGGTCGTCGCGCGGATGGTCGACCTGCAGGGCGAGCATCTCGCGGGAGGAGTGGTGGTGCGTGCGTACGAGCGGTTCGTCCCGGGCGGCGAGGCGCGGGTGTGGTGGGTCGACGGGGAACCCGTACTGGTGACCGCCCATCCGGACACTCCGGGCGACCGGCCGGTTCCGGAGCTGGGGCCCGTCGGCGAGGCCGTACGCGGGCTCGGCTGCCGGCTGGTGACCACCGACCTGGCTCTGCGTGAGGACGGTGTGTGGCGGGTGATCGAGGTGGGTGACGGACAGGTGAGCGGCCTCCCGTCCGGCACCGACGCGAGGCTCCTGCTGGAGGCGCTGCGCGACACGTGACGGGCCCCGACCACCGCTCCCCCGCCCTCAGCAGCCGCAGTCCGCGTCCGCCACCGGAACGGTGAGCGGGTCGGGGTCGCGCCGCTCGGCCCCCCGCGAGGTTTCGAAGCCGAAGCCCTCGCGCACCCAGTACTCGAATCCGCCCCGCATCTCCTTGACCTGGTAGCCGAGCCGGGCGAGGGCGAGGGCGGCCCGGGTGGCCCCGTCGCAGCCGGGTCCCCAGCAGTAGGTGACGACGGGGACCGCGGGGTCGAGCAGCCGGGCGGCCTGCTCGGGTATCCGCGCGGTGGGGAGGTGCACCGCGCCCGGGATGTGCCCCTGGTCCCAGGAGGCCGTGGAGCGGCAGTCCAGGACCGTCATACCGGGCCCCGCGTCGAGCTCAAGGGCTGCGGCGACGTCGGAGACGTCGGCGTGGAAGGCGAGGGAGGCGGCGAAGTAGGCCGCGGCGGCGGCCGGAGGGGCGGGCGGCACCCGCAGGACCGGGTGGCCGGAGAGAGCGGTCGCGGGCAGCCCGGCATGGTGTGAAGTCGTGTTCATGGGGCCAAATCTAGGCGGGCCACGGACTCCCCAGAAGGCACGAACCATGGCGCTGTGCTTGATCGGCCGGGGATTCCCCTGTTGTCTGGCCCCATGACCGACTATTCACCGGATGCCACCGACTGGCGCATTCTCGAGGTCCTGCAGCGCGACGGCCGCGCCAGCTTCGCCGAACTGGCCCGGGCCGTGGCCATGTCCCCCAGCGCGGTGACCGAGCGCGTCCGGCGGCTGGAGGAGCTCGGCGTGATCAGCGGGTACAGCGCGGTGGTCGCCCCGGAACGCCTCGGGCTGCCGATCCTCGCCTTCGTACGCCTGCGCTACCCCACCGGCAACTACAAGCCGTTCCATGACCTCCTCGCCACCACGCCGGAGATCATCGAGGCCCACCACACCACCGGGGACGACTGCTTCGTCCTGAAGGTGACCGCGCGTTCCATGCGGCACCTCGAGGAGGTGAACGGGCGCATCAGCGGCCTGGGGTCGGTGACCACCAGCGTGGTGTACTCCTCCCCGCTCCCCCGGCGCCCGATCGAGCGCTGAGGCGGCTCCCCGGTCCGCCCGGACCGTACGGGCGATCCCGGAGGCCGTCGTCCCCCTGCCGGGCACCCCGTGAGGTACTCCGCCGGTCAGCCCAGCCGGTGGCGGACCGTCGATCCCTGCCGCTCCTTCACGACTTCGAGCTGCACGGGAACCCGGCGCCGCAGATCGGCCACGTGGCTGACGATGCCGACACTGCGGTCCCGCTCTCGGAGGGAGTCCAGGACGTCGAGCACCTCGTCGAGGGTCTGCTCGTCCAGGCTGCCGAAGCCCTCGTCGATGAAGAGGGTGTCCAGCCGCGTCCCGCCGGCCTCGTCGGTCACCACGTCGGCGAGGCCCAGTGCGAGGGCGAGGGAGGCGAAGAAGGTCTCACCGCCGGAGAGGGTCGCGGTATCGCGTTCCCGGCCCGTCCAGGCGTCGACGACGTGCAGCCCCAGCCCGGCCCGGCGGCCCCCCGTGCGGGCGTCGGAGTGGACCAGGGTGTAGCGGCCGGCGGACATCCGCTGGAGCCGGACGGTGGCTGCGGCGGCCACCTGCTCCAGGCGGGCGGCGAGCACGTAGGACTCCAGGCGCATCTTGCGCTCGTTGTGGGCCGAGGTTCCGGCGGTGAGCGCGGCGAGACGGGCGACCCGTTCGTACTCCGCGCGGAGCGGGCCCAGCGCTCGGACTTCCCTGGTGGCTTCGCGGGACAGGCGGTCCAGTTCGGTGATGCGTTCCTGGGCGGCGGAGAGCGCGGACGAGGCGTGGCGCAGCAGGGTCTCGGCACGGTCGTACGTCTCGCGCGCCCGCTCCGGCGACGCGGCGGGGCGATGGGCGGCCTCGCGGGCGTCCTCCTCCGCCATCCGGTCGGCGACGGTGGCCGCCTCGGCCTGCCAGACGTCGATCCTGCTCTGCAACTGCCGTTGGGCGGAACGGTCGAGGAGGGTCGCGACGGCCGCCTGCGGGGTGTCGAACCCGGCGCGGAAGGCAGCGTCGGAGAGGCGGCCGTCGGCTTCCTTACGCCGTTCGACCGCGCCCTGTTCGGCCCGTACGGCGTCGGCGGCCTCGGCGAGCAGGGCGGCACGGCGGGTGAGCCGGTCGGCGTGTGCCGCGATGGAGCCCGACACCTCGCGCACACCGGCGAGTTCGGTCTCCAGGGCCGCCTGCTCCCGGTCGAGGTCTTCCCGCCGGGAATCCCTCCCGGCCGCACGCAGTTCGGCGTGGCGGCGCTGGTCCAGCCGGTCCTGGTGTTCCCGCTCGGCGGCGGCCAGCCTCTCGCGCGCCCGGTGCGTTCCGGCGGCGAGCCGGTGGGCCTCGCCGTGCTCACGGGTCAATTCCGCCACACGGTCGGTCAGTTCTGCTACGGAGGGATCGCCGGGCACGGAGTCGGCCGCCGCACCCCCGGCGGCCGCCGCGCCCGCCGTGTCGCCGACCGCCTCGGCGCGCGCGGTGGTGTGGCGTTCCGTCAGCAGCCCGAGCGCCCGGTCGGCCCGGTCGCGGTCCTGTTCGGCGGCCCGGTGAGCGGTGAGGGCCGCTTCCTCGGTAGCGCGGTCCACGTGACCGTCTCCCGCCCGTGCCGGATCCGGGTGTTCGGCCGATCCGCAGACCGCGCACGGCTCTCCCGCGGCGAGCTGGGCTGACAACTCGGCTGCGATGTCGCGCAGTCGGCGCTCGCGCAGGCCGAGCCACCGCTCGTGGGCGGCGAGCGCGCTCTCCCGGGCGGCGGACAACTGCTCGCGGGCGCCGCCGATTTCGCGGGCCAGGGTGTCCCTGCGCCGTGCGGCGTCCAGCCGGTTGCGGGCGAACGTGAGCCGTGCCGCGAACTGTTCCGTCCGGGTCGCGGCCTCCTGGGCCGCCTCGACCTCGGCGGCCAGGGCGGCACGGGTGTCGTCCCAGCCGGACAGCCAGGCGTCCGCCTCGCGGATCGTCTCGTCATCCTGTGCCGACTCGCCTTCGAGCGTGGCCCGTTCGGCGTCGATGGCGGCACTGCGGGACTCGGCGCGGCGGGCGGCGTCGAGGCCGCCCAGCTCCTGCCGGTAGCGGCGTTCCAGTTCGGCGAGGCGTGCGGCCGGGGCGTCGGCGAGTTCGGGGGGCAGCTTCGTACGGAAGCGGTCGCGGGCGGCAGCCGCGGCGGCGGCCTCGCGCTCGGCGGCGTCCCGCAGTTCGAGGGCGGGGACGATCAGGTCCGCCTTGCGGGCACGCGTCAGACGCTCCTCTCGGCGGTCGTGTTCGGCGCGTCCTTCCTCCAGGCCGGCCGCGC includes the following:
- a CDS encoding alpha/beta fold hydrolase; translation: MTGTASFTFGTSAGPRTLSLAYARTGSGQPLLLLHGIGHHRQAWDPVVRILSGERDVISVDLPGFGESAGLPDGVAYDVPTVAGALTAFCSALGVERPHVAGNSLGGLLALELGRTGRARSVTALSPAGFWNGPERRYAFGTLWAMRRGARSLPVPLIERLSRSTAGRAALTSTICARPGRRSPEAVVAETLALRSAAGFEGTLEAGRDASFTSDVPGIPVTVAWGSRDVLLPRRQGVRAKRVIPGARLVRLPGCGHVPMNDDPALVSRVILDTSR
- a CDS encoding alkaline phosphatase, which translates into the protein MTNRPHILSPGRRTVLRGSLLASAAVGLPAVVGAPAFARSGRPSAEWGVQVGDVTASTALVWVRSDRAARMLVETSATESFRAPRLWHGPLVGAGTDFTGTTPLHGLPAGEQIHYRVTLADPDDPRRTGRPVYGTFRTAPAKRRAGARFLWSGDIAGQGWGINPDIGGYTVYEEMRDLNPDFFLCSGDNIYADGVIEPSVSLPDGRIWHNVTTLEKSKVAETLAEYRGNFRYNLLDANVRKFNSQVPSIVQWDDHEVRNNWYPGQILDDVRYTEKNVDVLAARSVRAYREYLPVSTLRAAPGEGRMHRVVRHGPLLDVFVLDMRSFRNANSPDRQADDTTGILGAEQLEWLKGELARSRAVWKVIAADMPLGLVVPDGATDFEAVAQGDPGAPLGRELQIAELLRYIKHRRITGTVWLTTDVHHTSAQHYLPERAAFKDFAPFWEFVSGPLAAGAFPASALDGTFGPDRVFVKAPVLSNQSPMEMPPLFGEVDIDGESGELTVRLRQQGGKVLFTKVLQPGLTGQ
- a CDS encoding GNAT family N-acetyltransferase; translation: MTDVTSGKSARRPHHWRRDLIELAALFTAVAVADVVANLIGHQPDGPYLLAASAVALTATATFHTWWARRHSHAPPPEGGDSVSGGTPVGYGAELGLNLSFEASPALDETVLWRMRTTVQDTPGSLAALCIALARLRIDILTLQTHPLADGTVDEFSLRAPSSLSASELTREVSAAGGSSTWIERADAHDLVDTPTRVLGLATRTALDAAELPLALRQLLGRCTIHSLPAVTVTGRIAGDGTPVEGVLEETVMRLRDPSGGVITVERPYLPFTPTEFARARALVELDARLGPRVPRSEDVLTLAEGPEITVRRADQSDLAAARDMHDRCSPRTLGLRYHGPVADADRYLDHLLSPRFGRTLSVRTDSGRIVALGHLLWDGDETEVALLVEDDWQRRGVGSELLRRLVGLAAEAGCDSVYAVTQANNTGMVAAMRGLGLPLDYQIEEGTLVITARLASRRSSTVTSSSADTGSVAEADGTGPAERTDAADPAAPNGSGSSVEPLMAPHWIDPAEWAWESRR
- a CDS encoding DUF885 domain-containing protein → MSDTSSSALPRQVADAYVDAIIDLDPILGTYLGVPASSRSLPDFSPEGQAAVADLARATLVKLDAAELLPGADSDAERRCGRLLRERLNAELAVHEADEHLRAVSNLHSPAHSVREIFTVTPTQTDEDWAAIADRLKAVPDALAGYRASLALGLERKLYGGPRPTATFVEQLTAWTGGDGQGAGFFADFVAPGPDALREELDGAARVATEALVSLRDWMTEVYAPAIEGSPDTVGRERYARWSRYFNGTDLDLDEAYAYGWSEYHRLLTEMKSEATKILPGAGPWEALAHLDVHGKHIEGVDEVQKWLQGLMDEAIEALDGTHFELAERVRKVESRIAPPGGAAAPYYTGPSEDFSRPGRTWLPTMGETRFPVYDLVSTWYHEGVPGHHLQIAQWTHVASSLSRYQASVGQVSANAEGWALYAERLMDELGFLPDAERRLGYLDAQMMRACRVIVDIGMHLELEIPAESAFHPGERWTPELAEEFFGAHSGRPADFVESELTRYLSMPGQAIGYKLGERAWLLGRENARAAHGDAFDLKAWHMAALSQGSLGLDDLVEELSKL
- a CDS encoding ATP-grasp domain-containing protein, with translation MPGFLLCADPLRPGRPDPAFTEEASAAREMGAAIALLDHDALLAGDAVAAVARVPRGSGAYWYRGWMIPVRHYTELDRALAERGASLLTDAAAYRTAHELPGWYDTFVSLTPRSVWYPVSVTAPTAVPRDGGFWSVLAQPLGGGPGIVKDFVKSRKHEWHEACFVPELNDSETLSAVVARMVDLQGEHLAGGVVVRAYERFVPGGEARVWWVDGEPVLVTAHPDTPGDRPVPELGPVGEAVRGLGCRLVTTDLALREDGVWRVIEVGDGQVSGLPSGTDARLLLEALRDT
- a CDS encoding rhodanese-like domain-containing protein is translated as MNTTSHHAGLPATALSGHPVLRVPPAPPAAAAAYFAASLAFHADVSDVAAALELDAGPGMTVLDCRSTASWDQGHIPGAVHLPTARIPEQAARLLDPAVPVVTYCWGPGCDGATRAALALARLGYQVKEMRGGFEYWVREGFGFETSRGAERRDPDPLTVPVADADCGC
- a CDS encoding Lrp/AsnC family transcriptional regulator: MTDYSPDATDWRILEVLQRDGRASFAELARAVAMSPSAVTERVRRLEELGVISGYSAVVAPERLGLPILAFVRLRYPTGNYKPFHDLLATTPEIIEAHHTTGDDCFVLKVTARSMRHLEEVNGRISGLGSVTTSVVYSSPLPRRPIER
- a CDS encoding SMC family ATPase, which codes for MRLHRLVLTAFGPFGTTTEVDFDALSSAGLFLLHGPTGAGKTSVLDAVCYALYGAVPGARQSPGTSLRSDHADPGTPTEVLLELTAGGRRLEITRAPAQARPKKKGDGYTTEKAQSRLRVHDPEKGWQALSKSHQEIGEEITQLLGMSRDQFCQVVLLPQGDFARFLRADAEARGKLLGRLFDTRRFAAVEERLADLRRAAESRVRAGDERVLANAQRLAQAAGPAAETPLPATQPGEPGLAEGVLGWAANARSSAWERLEIARIATGAAEMRRAAARTALDEERELSRLQQRFAETRRRAAGLEEGRAEHDRREERLTRARKADLIVPALELRDAAEREAAAAAAARDRFRTKLPPELADAPAARLAELERRYRQELGGLDAARRAESRSAAIDAERATLEGESAQDDETIREADAWLSGWDDTRAALAAEVEAAQEAATRTEQFAARLTFARNRLDAARRRDTLAREIGGAREQLSAARESALAAHERWLGLRERRLRDIAAELSAQLAAGEPCAVCGSAEHPDPARAGDGHVDRATEEAALTAHRAAEQDRDRADRALGLLTERHTTARAEAVGDTAGAAAAGGAAADSVPGDPSVAELTDRVAELTREHGEAHRLAAGTHRARERLAAAEREHQDRLDQRRHAELRAAGRDSRREDLDREQAALETELAGVREVSGSIAAHADRLTRRAALLAEAADAVRAEQGAVERRKEADGRLSDAAFRAGFDTPQAAVATLLDRSAQRQLQSRIDVWQAEAATVADRMAEEDAREAAHRPAASPERARETYDRAETLLRHASSALSAAQERITELDRLSREATREVRALGPLRAEYERVARLAALTAGTSAHNERKMRLESYVLAARLEQVAAAATVRLQRMSAGRYTLVHSDARTGGRRAGLGLHVVDAWTGRERDTATLSGGETFFASLALALGLADVVTDEAGGTRLDTLFIDEGFGSLDEQTLDEVLDVLDSLRERDRSVGIVSHVADLRRRVPVQLEVVKERQGSTVRHRLG